The following are encoded together in the Juglans microcarpa x Juglans regia isolate MS1-56 chromosome 2D, Jm3101_v1.0, whole genome shotgun sequence genome:
- the LOC121249435 gene encoding uncharacterized protein LOC121249435 yields the protein MGYRGPKFTWCNGRGDGEEISERLDRFLGNHQLNLLFPQVVVTHGIAASSDHLPIWLDTEGQDVLVRRKILFRFEAMWVGNEMCTQIIKEVWDRRGDGDSMLDVMGLIKGCSENLFRWNKSSFGHVRQQLNGARERLEQLHQTAASQPGNVRLKAARDEVQIWLERKRLCGDRDPRCTGLRRLIRILDFFRTLFTASEQRRHLNILENIQQKVNDEMNRDLTKIYTADEVNEALKQMHPTKAHGPDGMSPIFYQKYWHVMGNLVTSTVLRSLNSGVLPTDLNHTLISLIPKKKCCEMVADFRPISLYNVIYKLVSKTQGAFVPGRLITDNVLVAYELVNYLRNKRKGKTGYMSLKLDMSKAYDRVERDFLEVIMLKLGFARSFVKLIMQCISTVSFSVLVNGLQIGPIFPSRGIRQGDPLSPYLFLLCTKGLTSLLKTAARNNTVRGLRVCGGAPEINHLLFADDSIIFCKADVSTTRNIQSIFDKYESASGQKINRQKTAMVFSRNVRKDKQGLLLRLRVGSGINYKVGKNNCCLRGEERIFKARYFPQGDSFASKLGPNPSYTWKGIWEAKKWLVQGCRWRVGSGENIHIWKDAWIPGHKPLVDELILREGIDMDETVDIPLDPETKGWRMDHIRALFNPIVVADILKIRLSSNQYEDKWIWTEEKNGVFSVKSAYRLIQDLRSSSEGESLDATDQRKLWKMQVPKRIQIFAWRACKDILPTLHNLKKKKVDVEDRCCFYKEAPEDVHHALVYCPSFKGLWQNYVPVMQQLPLDLDFLAVIILDRGTKRNKMQMEQLLLQPEQVINHSLSMHKTFTDLRVSTTQNANRACRWNPPPRDFQKLIVDGAVFLYVRKVGVGVVLRDDKGKLVMPASKIENEVENPSTIELVALLRGLQLIVHLGFSKLVVESDCMLLVQELNKEQDFLSADGNLIIEAKSLLKHFQEVEVQHVHRMGNEVAQSLARYTWNVDNISMWWEHVPTFIDHPLCIDQNNMF from the exons ATGGGCTATAGAGGCCCTAAGTTTACTTGGTGTAATGGACGAGGGGATGGTGAGGAAATTAGTGAAAGGTTGGATAGGTTCTTAGGAAACCATCAACTGAATCTTTTATTTCCACAAGTTGTGGTGACTCATGGGATAGCAGCATCTTCTGACCATCTTCCAATATGGTTAGATACTGAGGGGCAAGATGTGTTGGTGAGGAGGAAAATACTTTTTAGGTTTGAGGCCATGTGGGTGGGAAATGAAATGTGTACCCAAATTATTAAGGAGGTGTGGGATAGAAGAGGTGATGGAGATAGTATGTTGGATGTTATGGGTCTGATTAAAGGCTGCAGTGAGAATTTGTTTAGGTGGAATAAGTCAAGCTTTGGACATGTTAGACAACAATTGAATGGTGCCAGGGAAAGACTAGAACAACTACATCAAACTGCAGCATCACAGCCTGGGAATGTGAGACTGAAGGCTGCTAGAGATGAGGTCCAAATTTGGTTAGAAAGGAAGAGATTATGTGGAGACAGAGATCCAAGATGCACTGGCTTAAGGAGGCTGATCAGAATACTAG ACTTTTTTCGAACCCTTTTTACTGCTTCTGAACAGAGGAGACATCTGAATATTCTGGAGAATATACAGCAGAAGgttaatgatgagatgaatagGGATCTTACTAAGATTTATACTGCGGATGAAGTAAATGAGGCTCTAAAACAAATGCATCCAACAAAGGCACACGGCCCAGATGGGATGTCAccaattttctaccaaaagtaTTGGCATGTCATGGGCAACTTAGTGACATCAACTGTGCTCCGGTCCTTAAATTCAGGTGTGTTGCCTACTGATCTTAATCACACCCTTATTAGTTTGATTCCTAAAAAGAAATGTTGTGAAATGGTTGCTGATTTTCGCCCTATTAGCCTTTATAATGTAATCTACAAGTTGGTTTCTAAG ACACAAGGAGCCTTTGTGCCTGGAAGGTTGATAACTGATAATGTGCTAGTGGCTTATGAGCTTGTGAACTACTTGAGGAataaaaggaaagggaaaacaGGGTATATGTCCTTGAAATTGGACATGAGCAAGGCCTACGATAGGGTGGAACGGGATTTCTTAGAAGTTATCATGTTGAAGCTTGGCTTTGCTCGTAGTTTTGTGAAGTTAATCATGCAGTGTATTAGTACTGTTTCTTTctcagttttggtgaatggtttGCAAATAGGTCCTATTTTTCCAAGTAGAGGGATAAGGCAAGGGGACCCTCTATCCCCTTACCTCTTCCTTTTATGCACAAAGGGCTTAACTAGTTTGTTAAAAACTGCTGCGAGGAACAACACTGTCAGGGGGCTGCGTGTGTGTGGAGGAGCTCCAGAGATTAACcaccttctttttgcagatgatagcaTCATTTTCTGTAAGGCTGATGTTAGTACAACAAGGAATATTCAATCTATTTTTGACAAGTATGAGTCTGCCTCTGGTCAgaaaattaatagacaaaaaaCTGCTATGGTCTTCTCAAGGAATGTGAGAAAGGATAAACAAGGGCTTTTGCTGAGATTAAGAGTAGGGTCTGGAATAAATTACAAAGTTGGAAAGAACAATTGCTGTCTCAGGGGGGAAGAGAG AATTTTTAAAGCAAGATACTTTCCACAAGGGGATTCTTTTGCTTCCAAGCTAGGACCAAACCCCTCTTACACATGGAAAGGGATATGGGAAGCCAAAAAGTGGTTGGTGCAAGGTTGCAGATGGAGAGTGGGTTCAGGAGAAAATATTCATATCTGGAAGGATGCTTGGATTCCTGGTCACAAGCCGTTGGTGGATGAATTGATCTTGAGGGAAGGTATTGACATGGATGAGACAGTGGACATTCCACTTGATCCAGAAACAAAAGGATGGAGGATGGATCATATTAGAGCTCTCTTTAATCCAATTGTAGTAGCTGACATCTTGAAAATAAGGCTGTCATCCAACCAGTATGAAGATAAATGGATATGGACAGAAGAAAAGAATGGGGTTTTTAGTGTTAAAAGTGCTTATAGACTTATACAAGACTTGCGGAGCAGTAGTGAGGGGGAGAGTTTAGATGCTACAGACCAAAGGAAGCTGTGGAAGATGCAGGTGCCAAAGAGAATTCAAATTTTTGCATGGCGAGCTTGTAAAGACATATTGCCTACTCTGCATAacctgaaaaagaagaaagtagaTGTGGAAGATAGGTGTTGTTTCTACAAGGAAGCCCCTGAGGATGTTCATCATGCCTTAGTGTATTGTCCATCTTTCAAAGGTTTATGGCAGAATTATGTACCTGTTATGCAGCAATTACCTCTAGATTTGGATTTCTTGGCTGTTATTATTCTTGATAGAGGAACAAA ACGCAACAAAATGCAGATGGAACAACTCTTGCTTCAGCCCGAGCAGGTTATTAACCACTCCCTGTCTATGCATAAAACTTTTACTGACTTGAGAGTTTCAACAACTCAAAATGCCAATAGAGCATGCAGATGGAATCCTCCTCCAAgagattttcaaaaattgattgtggatggagctGTGTTTTTATATGTGAGAAAAGTTGGTGTGGGGGTGGTACTTCGCGATGACAAAGGTAAACTAGTGATGCCTGCAAGCAAGATTGAAAATGAGGTAGAAAATCCATCTACCATTGAACTGGTAGCACTATTAAGAGGTTTACAACTGATTGTCCACTTGGGGTTTTCAAAACTTGTTGTTGAGAGTGACTGTATGTTGTTGGTTCAAGAACTTAATAAAGAACAAGACTTCTTGTCAGCAGATGGTAATCTTATTATAGAAGCTAAGAGCTTGCTTAAACATTTTCAAGAGGTTGAAGTCCAACATGTGCATCGAATGGGGAATGAGGTAGCTCAAAGCTTAGCACGTTATACTTGGAATGTCGATAATATTTCTATGTGGTGGGAGCATGTTCCTACTTTTATTGATCATCCTCTTTGCATTGATCAAAACAATATGTTCTGA